CCCCGAGCGGGAGAGCCCCGCGGCGGAGGTTGCGGAGATCGTAGCTGACCTGGAGGACAAGGACCAGACCGAACTGACGGCGATCTACGACTGCATCGACCACATGATTGACCACATCTTCTCGGAGCCTCCCGCCCCCGGGGCGCAGGTACAGGTCGAGTTCACCTATGAGGGGTACCGGGTCACCGTCGAGCAGGACGGCAGCGCCCAGTTCATCAGGGTGACGTAGGTCGTCCGCCGCCTATGCGCCCGTCAGTTCCTCGGCGACGGCGTCGGGACCGAGTAGCTCGGGGTCCACCGCGAAATCGACCTGTCCGCTGGCGAACTCGGGGAGGGAGTCGCGGGAGTAGACGACGACCCGGAGGTCGTCGACGAGGTCCCGGGCGATCGGGACGGCGGTCGCCTGTCCCACGTCGGTGATCACGAACAGGTCGGCGTCGACGATACCGGCGTCCTCCAGCGCGGGGCGGGTCGCCACCCCGTCGATCCGGGTGACGCTGACGCCTTCGGCTTCGAGTGCGGGGACGAGGTCGTCGGCGTCGGAACCGGTGAAGATCGCGTTCATGGGGTACGGGACGTGTTCAGGGGTTTTGTGTCTTCCTCGTTGCTTCGACGCTCGGTCGTCGGTTACTCGTACTCGATGGTCGCCGGCGGCTTGTGGGTCACGTCGTAGACGACGCGGGCGACGTTCTCGTGGGAGCCGGTGATCCGCGACTGGATGCGCTGGAGGGTCTCCCAGTCGAGTTCCTGCGCGCGGGCGGTCATCCCGTCGCGGCTCTCGACGGAGCGCACCGAGACGACCCAGCCGTGGACGCGGTTGTCGCCCTTGACGCCGGTCGCCTTGCCGATGACGGCGGCCAGCGCCTGCCACGGCTCGTACTCCTCCAGTTCCTCCTCGACGACGTGGTTCGCCTCGCGGGCCACTTCGAGTTTCTCCTCGGTCACCTCGCCGATGATCCGGACGGCGAGGCCGGGACCGGGGAACGGCATGCGCTCGGCGACCACCTCCTCGAGGTCGAGCGCCCGGGCGACCTCGCGGACCTCGTCCTTGTACAGGTCCCGCATCGGCTCGACGATCCCCTCGAAGTCGACGACTTCGGGGAGCCCGCCGACGTTATGATGGGACTTGATCGTCCCCTCGCTCTCGATGCGGTCGGGGTAGATCGTCCCCTGGACGAGGTAGTCGGCGTCGACCTCCTTTGCGACCGTCTCGAACTCCCGGATGAACCCCTCGCCGATGACGTGGCGCTTCTCCTCGGGGTCGGTGACGCCTGCGAGCTTGTCGAGGAAGCGGTCCTTGGCGTCGACGATCCGCAGCGAGTCCATGTAATCGAACGTCTCCCGTATCTGGGCCGTCTCGCCTTTCCGCATCAGGCCGGTGTCGACGTAGACCGGGGTGAGCTGGTCGCCCAGCGCCTCGTAGGCCAGCGCGGCGGCCGTCGAGGAGTCGACCCCGCCCGACAGCGCGATGACGGCGTTCTTGTCGCCCACGGCGTCGCTTATCTCCGCGACCTTCTCGTCGATGAACTCGTCGACGTCGACCATCAGGCCTCCACCCCCTTCACGTCGGCCGCGTCGTCAGCGCCGTCGATCCCGGCCAGCTCCATCGCCGTCTCGACGAGACCGACGAAGGGCGGCGACGCGCGGTCCGGGCGCGACCGGAACTCGGGGTGGAACTGCGTCCCGAGGAAGTACGGGTGGTCCTCCAGTTCGAGGATCTCCATCCGGTTGCCGGCCCGACCGGAGAACACCAGATCCGTCTCCGCGAAGTCCTCGAAGTAGTTCGGGTTCACCTCGTAGCGGTGGCGGTGTCGTTCCGTGCAGGAGGAGCCGCCGTACACGTCCTCGGCGAGCGTGCCGGGGGTGATGTCGGTCTGGTGGGCACCGAGCCGCATCGTCCCGCCCATGTCCGACACCTCGTACTGCTCGGGCAGGATGTCGATGACGGGGTGGCTCGTCCCGTCGTCCATCTCGGCGCTGTGGGCGTCCTCGTAGCCCAGCACGTTGCGCGCCACCTCGACGACGGCCATCTGGAAGCCGAGACAGAGGCCGAGGAACGGCACGTCGTTCTCCCGGGCGTACTCGATGGCGCGGATCTTCCCCTCGGTCCCGCGGGAGCCGAAGCCGCCCGGGACCACGATCCCGTCGGCCGCTTCGAGGCGCTCGCGGTGCTTTCCGCCCGCGCTTCCGTCGACCATCTCGTCGGAGTCGACCCAGTTGATGTTCACGTTGACGCCTTTCGCCAGTCCGGCGTGTTTCAGCGCCTCGTTGACCGACATGTACGCGTCCTCCAGGTCGTACTTGCCGACCAGCGCGATGTCGACCTCGTCTTCGCGCTCGCGCGTGACGATCTCCCGCCACTCGTTGTCCCGTTCGGCCGCCGGGATGGCGCGGTCGGCGAGGCCGAGTTCCTGCATCACGTACTCGTCCAACCCCTCCTCCTCGACCATCAGCGGGACGTGGTAGATGTCCTCGACGTCCGGGTTTGAGAAGACGGCGTCGGTGGGCACGTCACAGAACAGGGCGATCTTCTCTTTCGTGTGTGGCTCCAGTTTGTCGTCGGCGCGCCCGACCAGTACGTCGGGCTGGAGGCCGATCGAGCGCAGTTCCTTGACGCTGTGCTGGGTCGGCTTGGTCTTCTGTTCGCCGTTTTTCGAGTAGGGGACGAGCGTGACGTGGGTGAAGAGGATGTCCTCGTCGTCCTCCTCGTGGGCGAACTGGCGGAGCGCCTCCAGATACGGCATCCCCTCGATGTCGCCGACGGTTCCCCCGACCTCGATGAGACAGACGTCGGTCCCCTCGGCGGCCTCGCGGATGCGGCGCTTGATGTCGTTGGTGACGTGGGGGATGATCTGGACCGTCTTGCCGAGGTAGTCCCCGGCGCGCTCCTTCTCGATGACGTGCTGGTAGGTCTTGCCCGTCGTGATGTTGTGGTCGAACGTCATGTCCTCGTCGAGGAACCGCTCGTAGTTCCCCAGGTCGAGGTCGACCTCCCCGCCGTCTTTCAGGACGTACACTTCGCCGTGCTGGTAGGGGTTCATCGTCCCGGCGTCGACGTTGAGGTACGGGTCTATCTTCACCGCCGTCACGTCGAACCCGGCGTTCTTGAGGAGGCGGCCGGTGCTGGCGGCGGTGATCCCCTTGCCCAGCCCGGACATCACGCCCCCCGTGACGAAGATGAACTTGTTCCCCAATGTGGGGTCGTATTCGGATTCAGGATCGGTCGGCATACCGATCGTGCGCAACCCCGATTCAAAACGATTTCGGAGCGCGCCACGCACCGGCCGACGCCGCGCCCTCCGCGCGCCGAAACCCCCCTACAGCTCTGCGGCGAGGAACTCGGCGACGAGCCCGCCGATCCGGTCGTGCTTCCCGACGAAGAAATGATCCGCGGACAGCTCCACCACGTCGTCGCCGCGCTCGCGTGCGACCTCGACGACCGGCGTCGGGTCGGCCGTGTCGTCGCGCGTTCCGAATATCACCTGTGCCGGGCAGTCGAGCCCTTCCAGTGCCCCCGCGGCGTCCAGGTCGTCCCGGAGCCGCGCGGCGGGCGCGAGCGTCGAGACGGCCACCACCGGGCGGTCGACCGACGCCGCCGCCAGCAGCGCCATCGCGCCGCCGAAGCTGTAGCCGAAGAGCGCGACCCCGTCGTACCGGTCGGCGGCCCAGCGAACCGCGTTGCGGGCGTCCTCGCGCTCGCCGTACCCCTCGTCCCAGTCGCCGTAGTCGAAGCGCAGACAGGCGACGCCGCGGTCGACCAGAGCGTCGCCGACGGCGGTCAGCCGGGCGTCGCCACGGTGGCCGCGGTGCTGCGGATGGGGCGGGCAGGCGACGACGCAGGCCGTCGCCCCGCCGTCCGGTTCGTCGAGCGTCCCCCGAACGTCCCGCGCGCCGGGGACGAGTACGTCCATATCCGTCCGTTGACGGGGTTGGGATTTTAAGGTCGCGGTCCCGTAACTGGGGGTATGGGAATACTCTCTCGGGCCTCCTACGTCATCCGGTCGAAGGTCAACGCGGTGCTCAACCGCGCTGAGGACCCGACGGAGACGCTCGACTACTCGTACGAGCAGCTACGCGACGAGCTACAGGACGTGAAACGCGGCATCGCCGACCTGACGACCCAGAAGAAGCGCCTGGAGATGCAGAAGCGACGGCTGGAGGAGAACGTCGACAAGCACAACGAGCAGGCCCGCGAGGCCGTCCGGCAGGACCGCGACGACCTCGCGCGCCGTGCTCTGGAGAAGAAGAAGGCGAAGATGACGCAGATCGAGGAGCTGGAGGGCCAGATCGCCGACCTCCAGCAAACGCAGGACAACCTCGTCGAGAAGAAGGAGACCCTCCAGCAGCGCATCGAGGAGTTCCGGACGAAAAAGGAGACGATGAAGGCGCGCTACGAGGCCGCCGAGGCCAGCGCCCGCGTCTCCGAGGCGATGACCGGCGCGGGCGACGAAATGGAGGACGTGGGCCGGGCCATCGAGCGCGCCGAGGACCGGACCCAGGAGATGGAGGCCCGCTCGGCCGCCATGGACGAACTGCAGGACGAGGGCGTGTTCGAGGACGCCCTCTCGGACAAGGACCAGCTGGACCGCGAACTGGAGGAGGTCCGGACCAGCGGCGCGGTCGACGCCGAACTCGACACGCTGAAAGCCGAGATGGACGCCGAGGAGGCCGAGACGGCGGAGGGTGACGGGACCGCGGACGCGGAGACCGAGCCGACGGAGGACGTGGAGTTCGAGACGGAGGGCGGCGGCGACGTCGACGTGGACGTCGACGAGTCCGAGGTGGAGTCGGAGCTAGAGGACCTCAAAAGCGAGGAGAAGTAGGCTCCGCCCGGTCGCGGGGAAGAGTGTTTGCGCTCGCCACGTCCCGATGGTCGCCGGTACCGGTGCAGGCGACTACCGGTACCCAGTGAGAGCAAACACTGTCAGTCCACGTCGATCGTCTCCGCCCGGTCCGAGTCCCGGAGGATGAACGGTCCGATCGCGAGCGTCCGCTTCGCGACCGTGGCGATCCGGAGGACGAAGGAGACGAGGATCAGGAACGGGAACACCGACACCGTCGCGGCGGCGCTGACGAGCCAGACGATGTTGTCGACGCCGAGCGTCGCGCCGGGGAACGACGTGGGGTCGAGAAAGAGGAGGGCGGAGGTCGAGACGAGCAGCGCCGGCACCGCGGCGTAGACGATGGCCCGCGAGAGGTTCACGAGCTCCCACTGGAAGTACAGCGTCTTGATGTGCTCCCGAGCCGGGCCGAACAGCGACAGCACGTCGACCAGGTCCTCCGCGGCCTTCGACGTCTCGTCGTCGAACTGGTCGCCGTACGTCCGTCTGAGCTGGTTCAGCTCGTAGATCTTCCAGGAGTAGTTGTAGTCGAGCGCGGCGTCTATCACGGCGAACGTGCCGAAGTCGGCGTCCTCGAGTCTGTCGCCGACCGCCTCTGCGTTCCCGACGAGTTCGTCGACGTACCGGTTGACCTGGTCGCGGACCTCGCCGGAGCCCTCGGCTGCGTGGTCCTCGAACGCGTTCGCGCGGGTCTTCGTCGCCTCGACGAGCGCGCCGAGGAACGCTGCCGGTTCGGGCGGGGCCGCCGCGCCGATCACGTCGGCCACGTCGTCGCGGAAATCCATCGACCCCTGCATCCGACCGCGCTGGTCGCCGAGCGGGCCGAGTTCCTGCGAGAGGACCACCTGATTGATCGTGACGACGAGGGTCACGCCAGTGATGATCGAGGTGATCATCGCCTGAAACGCGGTCTCGGCCGGGTCGGACCCCTCCATCGTCGCCCGGAGCGGCGACCCGTCGAGCGTGCCGAGAACGACGAGCGTGACGAACACGGCCGCCGCCAGCACGCCGGCGACCGCCCACCGGTTGACGTGCATCAGGGCTCGCAGCCGGTATCGACTCTCGTCGGCCCGTTCGCGCATCGTGTCCGCCGGCGATGACTCGTCGGCCATGCCGGATGGGTACGCGGGCATCACGGAAATGGCTACCCGACCGGAACGCTAAGGCGGTGGCCGTCCACGGCTCCGACATGCCGGACGCTCGCTACGAGTACGCCACCGAAGTGGTGTCGCTGTACCCCAACGCGCTCGACGCCGACCGGTTCGACGGGCTGTTGAACGACCGCGCGGCCGACGGCTGGGCGCTCGACCGGACGCTCGCTATCGACGAGTCGACGCTGCTGTTCGTCTTCCGCAGGCCCGCCGACACGGAGGCGTGACCGGACCGCCGACGGCACCCTTTTCACCGCCCGCCGGGTTGCTCGACTATGCGACTGCTGTACGCCCACGCCGACCGCGCAGCGGTCGACGCCGCCGACGGGGCGACGGCGGAACTCACCGACTGCGTGGCCGCGTTCGTCGCGGTCGAGCCGGGGGACGCCGCGGCCCCGGAAGCCGTCGCGACGAGCGCCGCTGACGAACTGCGGACGGTCGCGGACCGCCTCGGCGTCGACGGGGTCGTCCTCTACCGATGTCCGCACCTGCTCGACGCGGCGGCCGCCGAGGGTCCCGCAGCGACGGCCGTCGACGCGCTCGCCGAGCGACTCCCGGCCGACTACGACGTTCGGCGCGCACGGGTCGAGGGGGACGCCGGCGGCGCGGTCGACTGGCGCGGCCACCCGCTCGCGGTGGGCGGTTGCCGGGTCGGACCGGCGGCCGACAGCCTGCAGGCGGCTGACGACCGCGCGGTCGTAACGCCCTCTGGTGATCGGCGCGACCCGGGGACTGCGGACGGCACCCTCCGCGCGGTCGCGGACGCCGGTCGACCGTCGACGGATCCGCCGGGCGACGACCGCCTCCGCGAACTCGGCTTCCTCGCCGAGGACGGGGCGACCTGGCTCCCGCGGGGCGCGTTCGTCCGCGACGCGCTCGCCGCCCGCGCCGACGACCTGCTCGCCGAGGCGGGCGCGGTCCGCGTGGCGGCCGCCGACTCCCACGAGGGACGGGGGCCGGCCGCATCCGTCCCGGCCGACATCGCTGACGCCGACCTGCCGGTGCGCCTCCGCGACCCGGGCGGCTGGCGCGGGGCCGACGCGCCGGAGATGGCCGTCGTCGTCGCGGACGCGACGGCCGGAGCGGACGAATTCAGACGGGCGGCTGCGATCGCCCGCGAGGCGGTCGGGGACCTCGGTGTCGACGCCGCCCCCGTCGTGCGGACGGTCGCGGGCGGGGCCGACGCCGGCCCGTCGTCGGCGGCCGTCGCCGCCGCGGTCGACGCGCCAGTCCTCGCCGAGACGCTCCCGATGCGGGTCGGGCGCTGGTCGACGGCGCTGGACTTCGTCGCCGTCGTCGACGGCCGCGCGGTTCGGACCGGCGCAGTCAGGTACGACCCGCCGCGGAGCGACTCGGCCGACGGCGGGCCGTCGCGTCCGACCGTCCGCTGTGCGCCGGTCGGCCGGCTCGACGTGGCGATCCGGGCGACGGTCGCCGGAGATGGCGGCCTTCCGACGTGGCTCGCGCCGACGCAGGTCCGGCTCGTGCCGGTCGACGCGGGGCACGCCGAGCGCTGCGACGCCGTCGTCGCGGCGCTGTCCGAGTCGGGCGTCCGCGCGGACGTCGACGACCGCGAGCTATCAGTCGGCGACCGGATCGGCCGCGCCGAGGCGGCGGGCGTCCCCTACTACGCCGTCGTGGGGGAGCGCGAGGCTGGTGACGGGCCGCTCCCCGTGACCGAGCGGGCGAGCGGCCGCGAGTCGGCGATGACCGTCGCGGAACTGGCCGAAACCGTCCGCGAGGCGACGGCGGCCTATCCGTCGCGCCGACGGCCGCTGCCGGCGCGCCTGCGCGACTGGCCGCCGGTCGGCGGCGCGTAGCGCCCGACGCATTTGTTCGTCGGGACCGTACGCCCCACATGACCGTCATCGCCGACCTGCGAGTACCGCCCGCGGAGTTCGTGCTCGCGCACTCGCTGCACTCCGTCGACGACGCGCAGGTGGAGGTCGAACGCGTCGCGGCGACGGACGAGGACCACGTGACACCGTACTTCTGGGTGACCGCCGGGGACCTCGACGCGTTCGACGACGCGCTCCGCGAGGACGGCACCGCACGGGACCCGAGCCTGCTGGAGCGCAACGATCACGAGCGACTCTACCGGGTGGACTGGCACGCGCCCGACCACGGGATCGTGTCAGCCATCGCGAACTCGCTGGCGACCCTGCTGACGGCGTCCGCGGCGGACGAGTGGCACGTTCGGCTCCTGTTTCCGGACGACGAGGCGCTCTCGACGTTCCACGACCACGCGCAGCGCTGTGACCTGACGTTCGACGTGGACCGGCTCTACCGACCGGACGACCCAGGGGAGTTCGAGCAGTACGGGCTCACGGCCGACCAGCGCGAGGCGCTGCTGGCGGTTCTCCGAGCCGGCTACTTCGACGTTCCGCGGGGATCGACGCTCGCGGCGGTCGCGGCGGAACTGGACATCTCCGACACCGCGCTATCGACCCGGCTCCGCCGGGCACACGCCAACCTCATCCGCGCGACGATCGCCCGGGGCGAGGGGCAGGGTGACTTAAAGAGCGTGAATACTCACGGGTAGACCATACACCGGCGGGGACCGTACGGTCGACGGGTGGAACGATGATGAGACGACAGGCGATCGACGGGCAGCCGACGAGCGATGGCGGCGGGGAACCGGACGGAAACGAGCGGGCGCGGATCGCCGACCTGACGTGTTACGAGTCCGCGAGCGCGGCAGTGGTCGACGCCGTCGCCGAGGCGGCGGGCGTGGAGCCGACGGACCTGCGGCCGCTGTTCGAGTTCGTCGACCCGGATGCGCTGGACAGCCTCGCGGCCGACGCGACCGTTCGGTTCCGGTACGCCGGGTACTCGGTGACCGTGTCGACGGACGAAGTCGTCGTCCGCGCCCCGGGCTGATCAGCGCGGGACTGCACCGGTCCCCGGCCGGTCGACCGACGCGAGGTCGATCACGCCGTCGGGCATCGGCACGCCGGCGAACGGGTCACGGTCGAGCAGGAGCGAGCCGTCCAGGTCGGCGTAGTCGAGCAGCGGCGCGAGGTGGGCCCCCGCGGCGATGGAGGCGTTGCTCTCGACCATGCAGCCGAGCATCACCTCCAGCCCCTGCGCTCGGGCGGCGTGGACCATCCGTCGGGCCTCGGCGAGGCCGCCGCATTTCATCAGCTTGATCGTGACGATGTCGGTCCGGTCGGCGACGCGGGGCACGTCGTCGACGGTCACGCAGGACTCGTCGGCGGCTATCGGCAGTGCCGACCGCTCGTACACGAACTGTAGCCCCTCGGGATTCTCCGCGGGCACCGGCTGTTCGATGAACTCCACGCCGTAGTCGGCCAGCGTCTCGGACATGCGGACGGCCTCGCGGGGCGTCCACGCCTCGTTGGCGTCGACCCGGATCCGGGCGTCGGGGGCCGCCGAGCGCACCGCGTCGACGACGGCCTCGTCGCGGTCGGTGCCGACTTTCACCTTCAGCACCTCGTGGCCGGCAGCGACCGCGTCCGCGGCCTTCTCGTGCATGCGGTCCGGGTCGTCCAGCCCGATCGTAAAGGAGGTGCTGACGGTCCGGTCCGGGTCCAGCCCCCAGTAGCGGTACAGCGGCAGGTCGGCGCGCTTGGCGATCAGGTCGTGGAGGGCGATGCTGACGGCACAGCGCGCCGCGGGGTTGTCCCGGACCGTTTCGCGCATACGGCGCTCGATCCGCTGTCGCTGGTGGGGATCGCCCACGTCCTCGACGACGGACAGCAGGTCCGGCAGCACCGCTGCGACGGTGTCGGCCGTCTCGCCGTAGTGGCGCGCGGGGGCCGCGCCGCCGACGCCGACCCGGCCCTCGTCGTCCGCGACCCGGACGACGACGTTCTCCGAGACGGTCTGGGTGCCGCGGGCGATGGTGAAGGGAGTCTCCAGCGGCAGCTCCAGCCGCTCGAACGACGCGGAGAGCGTCACAGCACCGCCTCCAGCACGGCGTCGGGGTCGAATCTGACGAGGTCCGCGGCCGGCGCGTCGAGCGCATCGCCGAACTCGGCGACCGCCTCGCGGGCCGCGTCGTCGCCGGCCACGTCCATCGTGTTCAGCGCCCCGGCGACGACGGTCCCCTCGTGGACCGGCGCGGCGAGCGACTCGTACAGGTCGACGTACGTCGGGAGGGCGGGCAGACGGAACTCCTCGTACCCGTGGATCCGCTCCCGGCCGGCGCGGTGACAGAGCACCATCCGGTCCGGCATCGCGCCGTGGAGGATGCCGCAGGTCACCGCGGAGTACGCCGGGTGGACGATGCTCCCCTGCCCCTCCACGAACAGGTAGTCGTGGTCGTCGCCTTTTTCCACGATCATCTCCTCGACCGCCCCGGCGGTGAAGTCGCTGACGACGCGGTCGACGGGGTTCCCCCACCCCTCGACCATGATCCCCGTCTGGCCCGTCGGGACCACGGCGGCGTCGTGGCCACGCTCGCGGGCGGCCGCGGCGAGTTCCATCGTCGTCGTCATCTTCCCGACCGAGCAGTCCGTGCCGACCGTGAGGATCACTTCGGCGTCGACCTCGCGGGCGACGCCGTCGGCGACGGTCAGGTCGTCTGGCGGGCGGCGCACGTCCCGGAGTTCGCAGCCGTGCTCGTCGGCGAGCCGGGCGAATTCGTCGTCGTCCGCGAGGAAGTAGTGGAGCCCGGCGACAACGTCACAGCCCCGCTCCAGCGCGGCGCGCACGTCCGACCGCCACGACTCGTCGAAGCCGCCGCCGATCGGCGCGATGCCGATCAGGAGCGCGTCGACCGCGCCGACATCGTCCATCGATCCGACGATCGGCGCGTCCTGTACGTCCGGCACGTGGTCGCTCACGCGCTCGCCGGCGCGGTCCCGGTCGAGGACGGCGGTGACCTCGTGGTCGCCGTACCGCAGGACGCCGAGCGCCGTCTTGGCGCGGCCGGGGAACTGCTCGTGTGCGAGGATCGCGATGCGCATACGCTTCCCAAGCAGGGGCGGGGGCATAAGCGCGGCGCGGGCGGCAACCCGGTTCAGATCCGGTACAGCGTCGTCGTCCAGAAGTCGTAGAACGCCTCCTCTAAGGCGTCCTCGGGGTCGCCGGTCGCGTCGACGGCGGCGGTCGCTGTCGCCTCGGCGTCGACGTCGTCCAGCACGGTGGACTCGCCGACGAGCACCAGCCGGTCGGCGTCGCGGTCGGCGAGCGCCGCCTCCGCGCGTTCGACGTGGTCGGCGACCTGCTCGTCCCGGCGGCGCTCGAAGCGGGCCTGCGAGAAGCCGCCCTTCGAGTGGTTCCCCTTCACGTCGCTCTCGAACGCCGTCGTCGCGACGCGCTCCCGGCCGTCGTACTCGCCGAGCGCGAACAGGTCCGCCCGGACCACGGCGAACGCGAACCGACCCGTCGGCAGGAACCACTCGCGGTCGAGTTCGAACCCGTCGTCCCACGCGGCGAAGGTGTCCGGGGCGACCGGCGGGTCGAACGCCGCGCTCACGACGCCGGCGTCGTCCGTGACGGCGAGGCAGGGGCCGGCGCGGTCGACCAGCGGCGCGCGGTCGCCGAACACCTCGCGGACCGCGTCCGGGACCGTCCCGTCGACCATCGCGGTCAGCGCGCCCTCCGGCCCGGCGTCGACGCTGGCGAGGCGGTCCAGCACCGCGGCGAGGCGGTCGCCCCGAAGCTCCTCGACGCCGCGGTAGTCGAGCGCCGCGTCGTCGTCGCCGCCAGCCCGCTCGACGCGGTCCTCTAGCTCGGCCACCCGGTCCTCGAGTCGGTTGACGCGCTCCTCGGCGTCCTGCCGGGCGCTGACGGCGTCGGCACGGCGCTCGGACTCGGCCTCCAGCTGCCGCTCCAGATGTCGCTTCTCCTCCTCCAGCTCGTCGATGCGCTCCTTCAGCGCCGCCCGCCCGAGCAACTCGTCGAGCATCGGATGGGACGGGACGGCGCGGCCACTTCTAGGTTCCGACGAGCGGCCACCATACGGTCGATCGCACGTCAGCTTCGAGGGTCACCGGTCCGCCCGGTGACCCATCGGGGCACGGGTACAACCGACCGTGTCAGGTGTTGTCCGGCCGGCCGTCGCCCCCGGAGAGTCTGAGAAGCTGGGAGGCGCGGTCGGCCTTCGCCAGCAGCACCTCC
The genomic region above belongs to Halostella salina and contains:
- a CDS encoding Vms1/Ankzf1 family peptidyl-tRNA hydrolase, with the translated sequence MLDELLGRAALKERIDELEEEKRHLERQLEAESERRADAVSARQDAEERVNRLEDRVAELEDRVERAGGDDDAALDYRGVEELRGDRLAAVLDRLASVDAGPEGALTAMVDGTVPDAVREVFGDRAPLVDRAGPCLAVTDDAGVVSAAFDPPVAPDTFAAWDDGFELDREWFLPTGRFAFAVVRADLFALGEYDGRERVATTAFESDVKGNHSKGGFSQARFERRRDEQVADHVERAEAALADRDADRLVLVGESTVLDDVDAEATATAAVDATGDPEDALEEAFYDFWTTTLYRI